CGGGCGTGGCCACGTCGTACGCCTGGACGACGGCGAATCCCTATATCGGACTGCAGGGCGCCTCGACCCACACGCTGGCCGACCTGGCTCCCGGCGCCTGCGATGACGACTACTACAGCGTCACCATCACCCAGAACGCCTCCGCCTATGACACCACCCGGGGCTACACCATCTCCGCCTCAGCGACCGGGGCCGCCACGGTGTCCACGCCGACCCCTCGCCAGTTGTACGTCGAGCACCTGGTCTCGCAAAACCGCAACGCCGTCACTTCGATCACCGGCCCCGGGGTCGTAACCGAAGGCGGCACCTACAGTTTCACGCTCCACGCCTTCACCGCCACCAACGGGTACGAGGAGCTCGAGACCTTCCTCACCTTCCCCGGGACCATCTTCCGCGTGCAGTCGGTCGCCGTCACCTACGCGGTCGGGGGCACCAACGACCGGCCCTGGGCCGACGCCTGCGGCTGGGATTCCGACCCCACCAGCGCCACCTATGCCTCCTGCATCGGGCCGGTGGCCTTCAACAACGGCAACGTCGGCGGCGACCCCATCGCCATGACCTACACCGTCTCCATCGTGGGCACCGGATCGGCCACTTTGACCGGCATGGTCATGGACCACTCGGGGTCGAGCTTCCACTACAACTCCGACGAGAGCTCCGAAATCCTGGCCGTGACGGCCATCCCGGCGCCGCCGCAGGCCCCGGCGGTCGACCTGGCGCCCTCGCCGCTGGCCTTCCCGGCCCAGGCCTCGGGCACGACCTCGGAGCCCCGGACCGTGACCGTCACCAACACCGGCACCGCCCCCCTGGTCTTCGGGCCGGGTGCCGCCACGCTGGCCGGGGCCGACGCCGGCGACTTCACCCTCACCGCCGACACCTGCTCGTCGACGAGCGTCGCCCCGGGCGCAAGCTGCACGCTCACCTACACCTTCGCCCCGGCCGCCACCGGCTCCCGAAGCGCCACGCTCAGCCTGGCCGACAACGCCGCCGATGCCCCCCAGACCGTCACGCTCGAGGGCACGGGGGCAGCCCCGGCGGTCGACCTGGCGCCCTCGCCGCTGGCCTTCCCGGCCCAGGCCTCGGGCACGACCTCGGAGCCCCGGACCGTGACCGTCACCAACACCGGCACCGCCCCCCTGGTCTTCGGGCCGGGTGCCGCCACGCTGGCTGGGGCCGACGCCGGCGACTTCACCCTGACCGCCGACACCTGCTCGTCGTCGAGCATCGCCCCGGGCGCAAGCTGCACGCTCACCTACACCTTCGCCCCGGCCGCCACAGGCTCCCGGAGCGCCACGCTCAGCCTGGCCGACAACGCCGCCGACGCCCCCCAGACCGTCACGCTGGAGGGCACGGGCGAGGCACCGATCCCCCCGCCGCCCCCCACTCCGGTCCCGACCCAGCTCCCAGCTCCGCCGGTGGCTACGCCGAAGACCTCGACCGGCACCGGCACCACCCCGCAGTCGGTGGCGGTGCCCGTCCCGGCCGGCACTGCGCTCACCCTGCTCGCCATTGGCGCGCCCGTCACGCTGGTCCCGGTCCCGGGACAGGGCGTCTACACCGTCGACACTGCCGCGGGGACGCTCGCATTCACCCCGGCGCTGGGCTTTACCGGCGTCGCCACCCCGGTCGGTTACCGGCTGACCGACGCCTACGGCCAGAGCGCCACGTCCACGTATACCCCCACCGTTCTGCCGCCGGCGCCGCCCTCGCCCACCCCCAAGACCTCGTCAGGCGATCCAGGCATCCCACAGCCCACCGTGCTGCCGGTTCCCACCGGGGGGACCATCACCCTGCTGGTCAACGGCATCCCGACCTCGACCGTGACGGTTCCCGGCCAGGGCACGTACAGCATCGACCCGCTGGGAACCATTACCTTCACGCCGGTCACCTCCTTCACCGGCACGGCCATGACCGTTGACTACCAGGTCACCGACGCCTACGGGCAGCAGGCCAGATCGACGCTGACCGCGTCGGTGCTCGGGCTTACCTTCGAGCGTTTGCCTGGTGCTCTGCGGCCTGGGGCGCCAACCGCTGGCATGCTGCCCGTCACCGGCGCCGATATCGTCTCCAACTTCGCACTGGCCCTGTGCCTGCTCACCGCCGGCGCCCTGCTGTTGGCCGGCGAAAAAGCCA
This portion of the Actinomycetota bacterium genome encodes:
- a CDS encoding choice-of-anchor D domain-containing protein, with the translated sequence MDISLNRLRTLRPCRPARALGALAILTALVAPWIMVVPAFAATGSLSIAPLTWDTVGLDSNSPASGPYVFPSGARVCNTGTATLTGVATSYAWTTANPYIGLQGASTHTLADLAPGACDDDYYSVTITQNASAYDTTRGYTISASATGAATVSTPTPRQLYVEHLVSQNRNAVTSITGPGVVTEGGTYSFTLHAFTATNGYEELETFLTFPGTIFRVQSVAVTYAVGGTNDRPWADACGWDSDPTSATYASCIGPVAFNNGNVGGDPIAMTYTVSIVGTGSATLTGMVMDHSGSSFHYNSDESSEILAVTAIPAPPQAPAVDLAPSPLAFPAQASGTTSEPRTVTVTNTGTAPLVFGPGAATLAGADAGDFTLTADTCSSTSVAPGASCTLTYTFAPAATGSRSATLSLADNAADAPQTVTLEGTGAAPAVDLAPSPLAFPAQASGTTSEPRTVTVTNTGTAPLVFGPGAATLAGADAGDFTLTADTCSSSSIAPGASCTLTYTFAPAATGSRSATLSLADNAADAPQTVTLEGTGEAPIPPPPPTPVPTQLPAPPVATPKTSTGTGTTPQSVAVPVPAGTALTLLAIGAPVTLVPVPGQGVYTVDTAAGTLAFTPALGFTGVATPVGYRLTDAYGQSATSTYTPTVLPPAPPSPTPKTSSGDPGIPQPTVLPVPTGGTITLLVNGIPTSTVTVPGQGTYSIDPLGTITFTPVTSFTGTAMTVDYQVTDAYGQQARSTLTASVLGLTFERLPGALRPGAPTAGMLPVTGADIVSNFALALCLLTAGALLLAGEKAMRARRGSRSPGK